In Rutidosis leptorrhynchoides isolate AG116_Rl617_1_P2 chromosome 6, CSIRO_AGI_Rlap_v1, whole genome shotgun sequence, the DNA window CTTACCCTGGTATCAAATTTGCCTATGGGCCCGATTCTTATTATGGTCATGAGGTAAGTTCACATAATCTTCTACTGTAGAATGCACATTAAGTCAGATGACAGTTTCTATCCATTTACATGGGTCGATTAGGGTCATATTCAATCTCAAACGGGTCAAATAAAAAACTTTAACTAAAAATTGAATAGTGAACAGGTAAAAAAGTCCCCCATATTGTATTATTAGAGCATCCAAAACCTTAGTACAAAATCTGTTTTGACATGTTACCCAGCCCACGTGACCCGCCCATATTGGCAGCTTTAGACACAGATATAAGCAGGAGTTTGAATTAAAATACCCTTTTACCTTCCAGGTTTCTGTTTTGGAGATGGATGGGCAATTCGACAGACTGGACGAACTCATCTACGTTGAGAGCCACTTAAGCAACATCTCAACAAAGTTTTATGGAGAAATTACCCAACAAATGTTGAAGCATTCTGATTTTCCTGGTAGCAACAATGGCACTGGGCTGTTTCAAACCATCGTTGGTTTGAAAATTCGAGACCTGTTTGAACAAATCACAGCCAGCAGGACCACAGCTCCATTGGAAGCTACAAAAGCTTGAAGTACATAAACAAAAATCCCTTGATTTTTCTTTCATCTACAATCTCTTTTTTTTATGTTAAACTCTGAGTGTTAGGCTTTTATCACGAGTCTCATGAGAGTTGCACTCCTACATGTGACATGTATCTAGTTGAATTCGTCTATTACCTGGAGATCTGTAATATAGGGAATCACATTCTTAATAAAATCTTTAAAAAATACTACAAAGTTACAATTATCAAGATTATTCGCATTTGTAGCACTGTATAGCAACACCTGTTCAAGAACATACAAATGGAGGCACCTTGGAATAATCaaaatttgattcatcaaaaacgttgTCGAGATTCTCTCTCGAAATTTGGTTTTAGTATGCTATTTTTCTCGGACCTTTTGGAAACAGAAGGCTTGTTCTTTGTGGTTTTGTTTGACCCTTTTGGGAACTTGGTAGAACATTCATTTTTCTTTATGTTTTTCTGTTTCCAGCACCATGTTTCCAACCACCAACGCCCAACAACAGGGCGTTGGTGGCTGTAATGTCTGAGAGATTTGAGGAGAAATACCGCAATATCCGTAAGCTAATGTTACAAAATGAGTGATAACTATGCACCTGCTTTAATCTTTTAGTGTAAAGATTGCTCGTAATAAATTAATATATTTCAAAATTGCAAACATTTCAGAACCACATCCAGCACCATGTAACCAGTATCAGAAATTGTCCAGAAGCAATGGTCACATCTTATCTATGTTAATGTCTAAAATTGAGTTGCTGAAGCAAAATTGCCAAAttaaattttaattatgataagatAACAGTGACATTACAAAATAGCTTGCCATCTCATTCCAGATGTTATAATTGTTCAAACCCCATATGGAATGCATGCAGTAATTTAACCACAGAAGTTGAGTTTCTTCATCACTTTAGCATATGCTGCTGGAACTAAGGCAGGAAGTCTGCCCCTACGCTTTGCTATCTTCGACTGCATCAAACATAATATTCTCATTAATTTCATGAGCCCTGAGTAGTTCTATAGATACTGGTGtttaattatgattgacattatgtATATAATACTACAATTAAAGCCTTTTATCTAAAAAGTAACTAGGCTGATTCAGGTTGAGTTAGACACTTCTACTGTTAGAGCTTTGATGGGTTTTCCGGGTTAAGATTCAAGACTGAAATAATAAGGATACGGATGAAATGGGCTGAAACTCATCAGAAGTATCATCAAATACATAGAAAGCTAAAAACCTCAAAAGATCACCGTAATTGAAAATAATGCCTATTCAATCTAACTTCATTCAAGTTCTGGCCCATTAAACAACCCGCCCTCTGACCCAATTTCCCGCCTCTACTTGTAAATGGTGTAAAATCTTCATAGGAAGATAATAAAGCATGAATATGCATTAGAAACAATGCCTCTGTTCATACAATAAAACCAAACTCAAGACACGGAAGCAAAATGTCCTCCATGGTTACAGACCTACCAATCTTCCTTAACCCTATAAGGCAATCAGCTTATCAGTATTTTAGTTAAAAAGTTTGAAACAACATTTGAAGCATATGAGAAGTGCGAAATAATACGTACTAATTATTAGCAGCTCTCAAATAATCCAAGGTTAATACCCAAAAAATTTAAGTTATGATGGTGTCAGGTTAACATTTCCTACAAACCTGGGCAAGGTCAAGTTTCCTGGTCGTGTCGCAGTGGGAAATAACATTCACTTAGGTCCCGTTTGGCTCACGGAATTCAATGGGATTCcggcggaattggaattgaatttagacgCGTTGTGTCTAAATTCGATTCCAATTCCGTCGGAATCCCATTGAATTCCGTAAGCCAAACGGGGCCTTATAGTTCGTTTGATACTGAATCACTGTTAATAAATTCTTAATACTGAAGAGATATTTCGAAATAGGTTGGAACTCACGACATAGGGTAGCAGTGATGGCACATGTACAAGTTATTGACTTAGTTAGGTATACCTTTTAAGAATTTGCAATAGATTATAATCCATACATGGTTGCAATAGAATACAAGATAGCAGTGATGGCACATGTACACGTTATTGACTTAACGGATAAAGTGTATCTACGCAAAATGGCATTTGCAATAGACTCTAAAGTTTCTACCTTTTAAGTATTTTCAATGATACTGCCGAATGCGTGAGACGTAAGagataataaatattaaaatatacCTTTAAATGAGCATTGTGTCGTTTGCCTTCCTTCCACCGCCTAATCTGCCCATCATTCATAGTCCTAAACCGTcccttgaaagatctgatcaaatCCAAGGAAATTAAGTTCTTCTTCACATGCGTGCATAAAAACATTCAATATATATAAGAACGAAACTTGAGAAAAGATAAGGCACATACGAATAAGACTTCATTTTGTATTTCTTCAGCTTGGAAACTACCGGAGAAAGTGGCTGCCTACTCTTTAACTTCCGCTTCCTTTGCTTGAGAGTAAGATGCCGCACTTGCATGTACTACATATAACAGTAAAGCTAAAATGTCATACCATCATAAATCTTCAACGACAATCACTGAAACTGACAAAATTTAAGCTGATTTATTAGAGAATTTGTATAGGCGTTTCCACCCTTTTCGTTTCATAGATATATTTTTTACTCTAACAACCGTATAAGTTACTTAAAAAATTGATTTGTTGTGAATATTCAATTAGTAGTCTAGTACTAATTTGACATTAACTTTAGTGTAGCTAGCAAAATTATTATTCAACTGCATAACAgctataattataatcaaataataatcaaataattgaCCTAATCTATGAGAACAAAATGTACAACGATTTCATCACATAATTTACAATGTAATTCATGAATAAAAATACACAATTAAGAACAAAAGAAGAACAAAAACTTAACTTACAGATATAGGAGATGAAGAAGCATGATTAGAAACAGCAGTTCTTGTAAGTTGCGATGTTGAAGGAGAATTGAATACCAGTGGATGAAAATTGGGGGAAATGAAGGAGTGACgatgatttagggttttggtgagggGATTTGGGGGAGATGAATGGAAGAAACGACCGCGGAGGCGGTGGTGGAATGACGgaagttgtggtggtggtggtttaatAAATGTGGACGATGATGATGGTGAACGGAAGGCGGTGAGTGATCGGAGTTTGGAGCACAATCGCTGCATTGTCACCGGCGTATGAGTTATGGTGATCGCACACTCGCACAACGCCCTAGTTACTGCCTTTGTTTTCACAAATTGACCGGGTCAATATCATCCGAACCGGGTTTAGTTTTAAAAACATATCCGTCTATAATCGCCGGTCTATCATCCGAACCGGGTTAAGTTAAGTTACTTCAAATTTGCGATTTAAATATAATTTCCGGTCTACGTTCCGAACAAAATTCACATGAAACTTCATCATTTTTTATACTCTACACTTTCGAAACCCAAATGGAACTCAGCACAAACCAATCTGTTCATCACCAATCCAACTCTATTATCAATAGAATCATGCAATTCAATGTCTCAGTTAAAGCAAATTCAAGCTCAAATCACCCGAACCGGTCTTATTTTCCATGTTTTCCCAGTAAGCCGGATTCTGACATATTGTGCTTTATCACACACTGGAAACTTAGCCCATGCTCAACTTCTATTCAACCAGTTTCCTAACCCCAATGTTTACATGTGGAATGTTATGATCAGAGGCTATTTAAAATCACATTTGTATTCAACTGGGTTTTGTTTGTTTCGTTTGATGGTTCGAAAACGCGTTGAAATGGATAGGAGAAGTTATGTGTTTGGGTTGAAAGCTTGTGAGAGGTTAGGCTGGAGAACTTGTGCATAGTTTGGTTTTGAAAGTGGGATTTGGGGACGATTTAGTTGTGAAAAATGGGTTCGTTCATTTTTACAGTGAAAGTGGGCGAGTGGAGTCTGCGcgcaaggtgtttgatgaaatgcctgagAGAGATGTTGTTTCTTGGAGCAGTTTGATTAATGGGTGTGTGAAAAATGGGATGGCTGATGAGGCATTGCGAGTTTTTCAGAGGATGAAAAGTAGCGTGGTTGAGGCGAACGAGGTTACGATGATAGCCGTGTTTGCTGCTTGTTCTCAGAAAGGGAATTTGGAACTGGGGAAATCTACTCATGAGTATGTTAAAAAGATGAAGTTGAATACTAGTTTGAATTTGATGAATTCGGTGTTGGATATGTATGTTAAATGCGGTTCTTTGCTTACAGCTAAAGAGATTTTCTAGAGTATGAGCGATAAGGATGTTTTCTCGTGGACGAGTATGATAAATGGGTACGCTAAAAACGGGGTGTTAATTTTGGCGAAGCagatgtttgatgaaatgcctgagAGAAATACTGTATCATGGAATGCTATGATTTCAGGTTATTCGCAAAATAATAAGCCAAAGGAAGCTTTAGATCTCTTTTACAACATGGAAAATGAAGGTTTAGTTCCTATAGAAAGCACTTTAGTATGTGTACTTTCGGCTTGTGCTCAATCGGGTTGCCTAGATTTAGGCCAGTGGATATATATTTATTACGTAAAGCAAAACCGCATTCAACTTACCGTGACATTAGGAAATGCGTTTATTGACATGTATGCTAAATGCGGAAATATTGATGCAGCCATAGAGCTTTTTAATGAAATGGGAGTCAAAGATATAGTAACCTGGAACTCGATGATTGTTGGTTTTGCTTCTCATGGGCATGCAATAAAGGCTTTTGATCTTTTCGAACAGATGAAATTTAAGGGATACAAACCTGATGAAATTACATTAGTTGGTGTACTATCTGCATGTAGTCATGGAGGTTTACTCGCTCAAGGAAGAAGTTATTTCAAAGAAATGGAGAAAGATTATGGATTTAAACCAACGTTAGAGCATTATGCGTGCATGATTGATTTACTAGGAAGAATTGGGTTACTTGAAGAAGCTTATGGATTGA includes these proteins:
- the LOC139856154 gene encoding uncharacterized protein — its product is MQRLCSKLRSLTAFRSPSSSSTFIKPPPPQLPSFHHRLRGRFFHSSPPNPLTKTLNHRHSFISPNFHPLVFNSPSTSQLTRTAVSNHASSSPISYMQVRHLTLKQRKRKLKSRQPLSPVVSKLKKYKMKSYSSFKGRFRTMNDGQIRRWKEGKRHNAHLKSKIAKRRGRLPALVPAAYAKVMKKLNFCG